The segment CTTCAGGTCCTTCTCCTCCAGGAACCAGCTATAAAAGATTAAGACATTTTCGCTTTAGTGCCATAGAGTCAAGCTTTACAAACTCTATACAACAGCTCTTGCTTTACAACAAACATTTTAGGACATGGAGACTTCATGCTAGACCACAAAAGTGGCTTTTAGACTCTTCCCAACAGAGGAAGTCAGTGACTGACAGAGACACACAAACCAAAAAGCCAGCAAGGAGTAAACCAGAATAGCACCTCTTCGTGAAGGAAGCAAAGaactgaagaacagaaaaagaaatacaaatggaaaaacacgaggggaaaaaaaaaggattaatcACTTCTTTCTGTTATTGGTATCTTCTTCATAATCAGCTGAGCACTTCTGAAGAGAAAGAACTCCACTGATTTTGAGATCAAAATAAGAGAAAGTCTAAAGCATGGACTTCCTGACACGGGAAAATATGTCCCCAAAAGAGACATGAGATCTAATGCAGAAACATGTCCACGTCTTGCTGAAAATTCACCAGGATCTGCTTCAAGGGCAACATCAGCCTAACTGGATGGTAGGAATTTCACCCCAAACAAGGGGTCAGAACATATGCTGTCCTTTCAACATGCAGAACCAAGtaaccaaagcagaaaaagggtTAGAAATTAACACAGGATGGCACCTGCTCAGACACACAATGCAGAGGTGCAAGACAGGTAAAACAACACAATGGAGGCAATTCCTCACTCATACAGAGCAAACTTAGACTCAAATCTTCCACTTGagcctccttcttcccccaaaaTTAGGAATGCCCTTATGTTGGAAGGCTTTGTGGCCAGCTATGCAGCTACTTGAAACTCCCTGATATAACAGAACTGTCACGGAAATTCAGCTTAAAGGAGCTGATTGTAATCCATCACCAACAGATTCACAGGCACAGATAATTAACACATGCAGCCCTTGATGACTTACCATAGTTATGTTATTTCCATTTAGCAGAATCTGGTCCAGCTTTGTGATTCTTCTGCCCTCAGGTGTGATCTCACTGAAGGAGATTAGAAACAGTAAGAACACAGAACTAGGGACAATGGCTCCAGTTTTGACCACAGAACCGGCAGAAATCTCTGCATTAAGGTGACCATTGTTGGAACTAACAAATAAATCAGCCACGCTGCAGCATGATTTTGATAAATGGAGCACCCAGGTACAGAAAGCTAACCGGCAGCTAAAAAGGTCTCTTCTACTCAGTATGTGGAGATGTGTATTTACCCTCTAAAACTAGGCAATTTCTTGAATATGACATAtcaacatatttattttattaagacAAAGTAAAAACATTTAAGTTTGCTACCTTATTGAATCTTTGCCTAGGTCTTAAGGAAGtgtaaaaacaaattaactACTGGGAAGTTTGCCACACAACCCATGCAAAATTAAGACTACAAATAGGATCTCCATACAAGTATTAGCTATGCAATAGCTTCTCTATGGCATGGCTGTCCTGAGCAGATCACTTCATATAGTTTTAAGTCCAAGGTTAATCTAGTCAGCTGGCAAATAttccaaaaatgtaaaaacatcCTGCTAGCAGACCTTACACAGTATTTTGCCTCAGCGAACCAAACATTAGATAGAAACAAGAGGCAGAAAACATACTTACAATTCTGTAACATCTTCCAGCACCATATctgaaaattcagtttcaaggaaaataagattttattttccagattttaaagcgagaatatttaatgttttcattttatagcAAAATGTGATTTTACCTGAAATTCGAAAATATCAGAATAATACAACTGATCCATATAAAAAGGTTCTATTCAGTGAACTCAAAACTCTGAAGAGCTATAAATTACTTAGGCCAGAGCATAAAGCAGATAGCCTTAAACTTCGATCATAGGATACTGACAAAGTCATCAAATCCTAGAAGTGTCCCAACAATTTCTTTGTCGCTCTTCATCACTATGTGAATGCGTGAACCAATGCACTTGTCCACAAGTTCTGtagacacacagaaaaacatACGTTCTACAAAGCAAGTCTTTCGTGCCTTACAGTTTTTCCGTGTTTATTTACACGAACAGAGACACATTCCACACACCCTTACACATTCCCCCTCCATTCTCCCACACAAACCAGCCACTCCCGACATCCTCATACCCACCCCACTCCCACTGGCCTTCCTCGGatgctcccacagccccagtcACCCTCCAGGATTCCAGCATCCCACACCTATTCCCTACTCCCACCCTTTTCCCCGGGCCCCAGACCGCGATTCCTCCCGGGCCGCGCGCGGGCCCCGCCGCCTCACGCCACGCGCTCCCGCCCCTGCGCTTCCCGCCCGGCGCGGCTCGGCCCGCACAGAGGCCCGCAGATGAGCCCTCAGTGGGGCCCTCAGAGGGGCCcgcagccgccgctgccccggAAAGGGACGCTGGGCCCCGAACGGGGGAACCCGGGGGCCGCCCATCCTTACCGAGCGGCAGGAGTTGGGACGGGTTGGACACCGCGCTCGCCGCCATGTCGGAACCGGCCCTGGCCAATGGCTGCCGCCACCGCCCACACCCGGgaagggccgggccgggcccgccccgccccttTCGGCACcgctccgcccggccccgctccgccccgccccTCTCGGCTCGCTCCgctcggccccgctccgccccgccctTCTCGGCTCGCTCCGCACGAAGTGCCCCAGCGCCGGGCTGCGGACTGTGTAGTGTGCGCTGTAATGGCCCAGCCATTTCCAGCATCACGGAAGCAGtcaagttggaaaagacctctgagatcaccGAGGCCAACCTGTGAACGAATCGCACCATGTcaaccaaaacacagcactgagtgccgcatgcagtctttccttaaacaacGCCGGGGACACTTACTCTACCACCTCCTTGGGCAGcttttctgtaaagaaattcCTGCTAATGTGGAACTTAaacatccccagcacagcttgaGGTTGTTCTCTCGTCCTGTTACTTGCCACTAGAGAGAAAAAGACCAACCCCTGCCTTCCACAACCTGCTTTCgggcagttgtagagagtgataagtCCCCTGAGTTTCCTTTCCTTAACATGAaagctcagctccctcagcagctcctcagaggaCTTGAGCTCCAGACCTTTCATCCGCTCTGTTGcactcctctggactcactccagcacctcaatatCCTTCTTGCAGACAGGAGCCTGATGAAGAATTGCTTGCACCTTGTGGGTTAATAGTTTTAGTAATTTTAAAGAATGCTTATTCTTCACAACCATTGACCTGTGCAACTGTATGGAACTGTTTACTCTGTAGGAAGAAGAACTGGAAAGCAACCAGTCCAGTTGTACCAACTTTTACCCATTCACTAGGCTGTCAGCTATGACTTTGGGGGCCCTGACCACCCAGGGTCACCAAAGAGACCCCCAGGACAGAACACATGGGACAATGGGAGGGAACGCATATTAATGATTTCAGAGAAATTGTTCTCATATGTATGTTTCTTCTGGGAAAACCTACCAATGTGTATGTAAAATACAGTATATAAACTAGAGCTTTCTCTGTACTGAGCATGAATGTGATTCTGGAGGAGATATCCCCTCATCCATCCAGCTGAATAAAGAATGCTGGCTTCTTAATGCTCCATTAGTATTgaggagtttttatttttactgctttttggTAACAGGCCCTCAGATGGACCCAGGACTCAAGGTAGCCTCACCAATACAGAGCACAGGAGTACAAtcacagcctggtgctgctggccccagtgcAGATTTTCATTCCCCACATTTGCCCATTGATTCACTAGAGGTGTGTATGTGGAAGATTTTTGAAGTCCTCCAGTAATTCATCTGACCACCATTCCCAGCTGGCTTCATCTATGCCCAGTGGCCACTGAGGGCAGAGATAGTCCTCTGGGCCTCCTGGGCATAGGGAGTGCTGCCTTGGGGCCAGTTAATactgggcagagctgcacatATGGGGCACTGGCTACTACCCAGCGTCACAGGAAGCCCCCATCCATGCTCAGAGAAGAAGGTGCTCGTTGGAACTATGGGCACTGGGGGTCACTGGCACTCACCCCTTCTCCTCCTGGTCCTGTCCTGATGGGCACAGGCGCTGGCTGGCATCACAGGAGTTGTGCCAGTGGGAATGGGCCATGAAAGCCCAGGCAGCATTACTGTAGGACAGAAAAGCACCCGGTGGACATGGGGAACATTCTGCTGCCActgggggaggcaggaaggCATTGGCCAGAGCTTTGCAGAGGGGAGTGAGGGCACTGACTGCTTCTTTGCCATGAAACTGTCGGCAAGGTAAAGATGAATCCATTGATCCTCCATATTGCAGCTCTTGAGATGGCCACTGTTCTTTGAAGGTAAGTATTTCAGCATCCCTAACTTCTTTCTCCAGGCTCCATGCAAGGATGTGCCAGTTTTTCCCTGACACCAACCTTTAATTTTGCATGCGAAAATGAACTGGCATTAGCAGTCCAACTTGCTGTCCTTACTtactgcaatttttattttcatttcccttctgGTATTTCCCAAGAGGCATTAAACCCCAGTTGTATCCACTTTTTAACATTACATCAGTCTGCATTACATGCTCTTCTGTGCCTGTTTGCTTTCCCCCAGCTTCTACTTTTAATATTCCTTTGGGAGCCTTCAAATTTTTAGGGTCAGAAGCCTCATTTTATTAAGATCAAAGTGCAGCCTTCTCCTCTTTTTCAGACTCCTCTTGTCCCAGAAGTCTTCCTACTGCTCCATGGACCTAAGTCCTTGCTCTTTGCATCTCATTTGGGCACTAAGACTCTGGATTTCTCTCTATTTGTGACTTCATACATGGAATTGACAGCATTTCATAGAATGCAAGATTCTCATCCTCAGCTACCTGTCTGACAGCTGAAACTTGGCCCCTTCCATTGATCTCCATCAATGGAACAGAGATGGACCAAAATACCAATTTGTGACCCTGGAGCCTCTCATCTAGATGTTGCACAAAGCCTGCTGCCTTTGTGCCCAGAAGCTGGCTGTCATTTGATTTTCCAAGCACAGGTACCCAGATCTAGTGACAGAATTTTCTGAGAGCATCAAGTAGCTCCTTGCGGTTGTTTATGCTCTTTGCTCCTCCAAGGTGCAGTGCAATCCTTGCTTTCTTGCCTAGGAAACTTGGACAGCCAGAGGAGAGCATAAGTTTCAGAGAACTGCTACTGCCCTGAAGCTCTCCTGAAGGTGTCTGCAtttctctcagctgctgccattTGGAGAGCTCTCCAGCTGAGAGAACAAATATCTTCTCCACACAAGCAGCAGATTCTTTTCCCATAGACATCAGTAGGAAACTGTCCCTCACGAAGTAATCCCAactcctgcagtgctgaccTTTGGGAGGGTCTCTGCCTTTTTGAATGCCTGAATGTGccatttggggattttgttcAGCTTGTGTTGACTGAACCTCTGTAGTCTTGCTGTTCAGCTAATTTACCTTCTATTGTCCTGTCCCTTCAGCGCCACACCTTACCTGATGCGAACAGCCACAGCACGTTCCCAGTTTGTGGTTGCCAGTGCTGCTCGGTTACTGTCCTTCACTTCTGCCTGTGTCCGGGGAAGATCTGGCCTCACAGCCTCTACACTGCCTATACTTACCTGTGTTCTCCATCTGCCCAGCCACTCTACACAAAAGTGCCAGACTAACCTGTTCACCACCCTTCTTTGCTTTCTAGACTGATACTAAAGGCTTTCTCTTTAGGCTACTGGCATGGAAACACATCATCTTTCATCTGGGTCCCAAATGCAGCACAATAACCTCACAGCAGAAGTCTTGCAGCTCAGCCACAGGGCAGAAAAGTCTATGGCGAGGGCATGGTAGTTTTAAAAGACCAACTTCAATGTATACACTTATTCTGAGGGGAAAGGGCAAGGAAACACATGTGGAAATCAAAGTCAGAGCTACATAAAAACTATGGAATCCTGTCTTTATCAGAGGGCCTGGTAGAGCACAGGAAGCATTATTTATTGGCCTAGAAAGTGTAAAGATGTGCACAGAGTACCCAGCTACTCAGCTTCAGGAGTTTGCTGTTGTGCTATGTTATATCAAAGACCTTTTTGCATAAGCCATCTAGCAAAAATTTTTGTCCTTGCAAGTTGGCAGAAAAATTAGCAGATCACTCTTTGCATCCACTTGCTGTCTGGCAGTACTAATATTAGAGACCAAAGATCGGGTGTTTCTTTCACACCTGAAGGcaattttcagaaatgaaaacgTGAAAGAAAATCCTGACAGCCAAGCAGCTAAATCAGCCAAATTGGAAGGTCAACACACTGAAGTTAAACTTTCCAAATCGATGTTTTTTTTGAGGAGCTGGAATAAATGAGCAGCCACCTGCTCTGCCTTAAGACATCCTTGGGgtgcagcactgctctcagACAGGCTGTCCATGCTGCCTTCTGTCCTTTAGATAGTGTTTCAACCTCTACAACTACAGCTCAACGCTAGAGCTAGACACTGTCTTGCTAGAGCTAGACACAGTTTTGAGCCATCATCAACCACCACAGCCTCAAAGATACTTTGCATTCCCTCAGGCAACGGCAAAGTGCTGGGAAGCAAactgctctccctcttccctaGCCACCATGTGCCTTCACTCCCACTTCCCAGAGGTTTAATCCATGATGCCAGCCATGCAGGTCTGGTGGGCTGAAAgcaaaaacaagaacaaaaataagGGTTAATAGGTTTCACAAGGTGGGTAGGAGGGTTGCTGTGCTGTCCTGAAAGTTTGAGATAGAGTTGAGACAGTCTTGCTCCATAGCCCAACTCAAGTATTGCCTTGGGAGTTATTTCCAAGGAGGAACTTGAGACAGAAAGATTTGCCCTCCTCAGATCCAATGCCTAGTCTgcagaatggggaaaaaagaacctttttttctccaaatccCCATAAAAGGAGCTAGTGTTTATCATGTGGAGAGGAAATACCCATTCAAATGCACCTGTTTCTTCTGCCCATCTTGTACCATCATCTGGGTATCCACATCTGGTTGATTCAAAGATTGTGAAGGGCTCTGAAGGATAGCCACAAAAAGTTTGAAAGCATGGAGCTTCCAAGCTATGTACAGAGCTGTGTTGGGTCTGCTGTTTCCAGCAGCGTCTGGCAGTGACATAAGTGAGCAAGTCTGGGGGTGCAGTGGCCCTGGGTCTTTCCGAATTTCATTCTTTCAACTTTATTTTGCATCACTGACCTTTGTTTCAGATCTGCTAAAAGTTTTCCAGTGGTCTACTGTTTGGGGAATCTTCATTGAGACTTGTGATCTTGTATTTTAATGACAGGCTATTTGCTTGCTATTGAATGCTAAAGGCTGTAGTGGCTGGAGGATGTTCTTTGAGCCCTTCCTGCATAAATGCTCATTTCATGGCTGATGCAGCTGAAGGACATAAGATTTAGTGATCCAAATGTTCCCTGTTTTTATCTTGCCATATTCCTAGGAGTTCAGTGGAACTGGATGGTTCTGTGTGCCATGAAAAGCATAGATTTCCTGAGGAGGGAGTAGGGCCTCAAGAGGAGAAGGCACATCCAGTCAGCTGAAATGCCAGGCTAGCCCCACTCTCCAGCGGCTTTTGTTATGACTTCAAAACTACTTTCAGTCTAAGCTTATCGGGAATTTAGGCTGTATCAGTATGCACCACACGTGTGACAATTATCACTGTCTGAATATGGTAAAAGTCCATCAGAGCTTTCCCTATACAAACATCCAGTGTAGTGTTTGGTCAGCCAGTAAATGGAAATGACAGGCAGGAACATAGTTTCTGCAGTGATTTCAGATGTTGAAATTCTCACATAACAGCAAGTCACCCCAAGACTGTCATTTCTGAATGCCTTCCGATCCTGAGCCTGGTACCTACCACATACAgacactgtttttctttatgtGTTAGTAAAGAAGATGCATTACCAATGCACCTATTAGCACTCCCTGCTCTAAATCAGTCATCCTTCCCTGTATGGAATTTTACCTGTATGACTGCCAGAAGTtcagtatttctatttaatttttttgtacttaATTGGATTCTTTTACCATGCACTAGTGTCAGGATTTATGATGGGAAAGTTAAGTTCTACAGAAATGAGCTGAAGGTAGGCAGCACATGTTTGTGTCTTGGCATTCATTAAGTGTATTGAATTACATTCATCCTATTTCTTTATTGCTGTGCATTCAGTGTACTTCCAAGAAAGTGCTTCAGGAAAATCACTGCTTCCAGACAAGTGCTCAGAAGCAATCCTACATTATAGCAGTCCTACTTCTACTCAAGGTCATGAGAAAATATTatacaaagaaaacagataTCCTGAGCCCAACCCCACAGAGTGATGATTCCCaggtgtcctagtttggaggacaggtgtctgctaagaaaggcaggagcctctctttgaaatggagaatgtaaactgcctccctccaaattattataattttgaaatcaaggggctttcagacataaatatgggaattaggaatatcagttctttactagggaaattaaaatagaaatgcagtactacaaagaaaccaaccccaagccctgacaaagtcagagtacaacttgACActccatcaggcagggtgttggtagcagttcgattaaatggtggctgtagttcttttgtagtgacagaagtaattcagttgaagcagtggctctgtagaaggtgcagtttccctctggaagtccagtggtgatgtggagaaatccagtttccctctggagtccggtggagaaaggggctaccttagtgtcccaaaacctctgttttatcttggtaagaaatgttgggctcttccccctggctggagcaacttccaatgggatgaagtaattttatcagtcacacagtgggactcaatgggccattagcagaaaatgactcgctggaggaaggatgagttgtgaaaagataaagaacaatgccccacctggtttcaatggatgctcattagcagaatatctcccacggagataaggatcactgcccccaccctcaacagatggtgatagaatagataccttttatcacaccctgtatcGTAACCCAGGACACCAGGACACCCACAagtgttttcctctgctgttgACTGCACTGCATGCAGGCCTcttggctgccagcagctcatcTTTCAACTCTTGGGGTTTTGGAGTAAAAGTAAGTTTTTGCTTTTGAATATTCTTTCAGGAAAGTATTGTAACCTGTAGGAAAGAAATGTTCTAGACATCCTGTCATGTGCTGTGTTCCAGTGTATTGAAAATCATAACAGTCTATAATTGGAATTAAACTGCAATATTTAGACCAAAAAATGCCACATACTTTGCCtaaaagcattattttccaATGCTTTTTGAAGATCTtaattgcattttgaaattcAAGCAATTTCTAAGGTGAACCTTGCAAGACAGTGAAAATCCCATTTGCTGCACAATTCCACTTAATGAAGTGTAACTCTCTCAGGGCTTGATCTAAGGATTTGTGCAAGTCAGGAAATATGgactcattttctgctctgtgaaaTTTTGGGCTCAGGTGGCTTTTGTCCCAGAGCAAGAATGATATGGTAATAAGCGAGGTCTTTAATGTCTTAGGCATCTCTGTGAATGAAAGGCACATGCAGAATGGGTGGGTAGCTGACTATCTTAAGTCAGTAGTTCAGGACATTCActgacacagaaatgcagagttACTGTGGGTTTGTGTCAGTGCATTAAAGACTGGTCTTAGGTGAGGCAGAGTATTTCACAGGTGAGAGCACGTCCTGGTTGTTACCATTTTCTATTTTCACATTTCCTCCCTGTAGCAGTCGCCTGTTCTTCCAGCTTTCACCCACATTTTGACACATTTTTTCTAAGTTTCCCCAGGGCAATTTTAATTGAATTCCTCATTCTGTGTGTACCAATATACATTAGGAAGAGTTGATTCTGGTGTGATTTTCAGCTGCTACTTGCAGATTGCACTGCAAACCTGTACTGGGGGCAGCAGCCACCAAAGACCACCAGCATCTCCAGAGAGGAAGCACCTCTTGTCCATGGCCTTTCTCCACTTTTTCCCCATCTGTCCTctgcctttcttccttccttttattACTCCCTAagccctcctccttccccctcccctttctgCCTCTCTTCAGCCCTTTCTGTCCCTGTTGAGTTACTTTCTTGACACCTGTGGTACTGTGTTCTCCAAACATCAGAGGAAAAGATAGTGCTGTGCCAAAAAACCTCATCTCATACCAGTGTTAGCCTTCCCAAGCCCTTTTCCCTCATGTTTgattttttccaggaagaaaatgctTCTCTTTGGTTTTTCATAGTCTGCACATCAAGTATATCAATATACTTTTACTTCCTGCGATTTATTAAGAACATTAATTTACAGTAAAGTCAAAATTAAGCTGCAGTTCTTAGTGCCAGGAAAATCCCTGTACATAAATTTAGGCTGTTGAAGGG is part of the Catharus ustulatus isolate bCatUst1 chromosome Z, bCatUst1.pri.v2, whole genome shotgun sequence genome and harbors:
- the LSM5 gene encoding U6 snRNA-associated Sm-like protein LSm5 isoform X2 → MAASAVSNPSQLLPLELVDKCIGSRIHIVMKSDKEIVGTLLGFDDFVNMVLEDVTEFEITPEGRRITKLDQILLNGNNITMLVPGGEGPEV
- the LSM5 gene encoding U6 snRNA-associated Sm-like protein LSm5 isoform X1 is translated as MAASAVSNPSQLLPLELVDKCIGSRIHIVMKSDKEIVGTLLGFDDFVNMVLEDVTEFEITPEGRRITKLDQILLNGNNITMRFVRSMAANSAFNSSMLRL